A window of Daphnia pulicaria isolate SC F1-1A chromosome 10, SC_F0-13Bv2, whole genome shotgun sequence contains these coding sequences:
- the LOC124314861 gene encoding U7 snRNA-associated Sm-like protein LSm10 has translation MTSLSTARDRYNAANSLLCLLQALEGRVAVVELRNEMAVKGLISQVDGFMNVSLQNATVQGNDDQHYHFEEFFVKARNIRYVQIPEDIDITEAIKNQLEGKPKSHKTDMSSTTKAKLARKRQKETLKFIQQQQQAEKNEIEPQPPGTSQETDE, from the exons ATGACGTCGCTGTCAACAGCTAGGGACCGATACAACGCCGCAAATTCCTTACTATGTCTTCTTCAAGCGCTGGAAGGGCGAGTAGCAGTGGTTGAATTGAGAAATGAAATGGCTGTCAAGGGTCTCATCTCTCAAGTTGAtgg attcATGAATGTGTCCCTACAAAATGCAACAGTCCAGGGGAATGATGATCAGCACTACCATTTTGAAGAGTTCTTTGTCAAGGCACGCAACATAAGATATGTCCAAATCCCAGAAGAT ATTGATATCACAGAGGCCATAAAGAATCAACTTGAAGGAAAGCCAAAGTCTCACAAGACAGATATGAGTTCCACGACAAAGGCCAAATTGGCCAGAAAGAGACAAAAGGAAACACTCAAATTcattcaacagcagcaacaggctgaaaagaatgaaattgaGCCTCAGCCTCCTGGGACTTCACAAGAGACGGACGAATGA
- the LOC124314829 gene encoding uncharacterized protein LOC124314829, with the protein MLSVKCVKITTAAMPFLVLFLLLPIILKVSKESGRPLSCYNCWADKVEENDTSLWDRPWCLLDQTQPEALAETVVCQPSESYCGIYYHEKRDNEGGVASAVFVRGCQEDRQRPSLFIGNFQSIIYGTPDGRNILVADPLRNTSHSYWAFDQACSTPLCNSWNDHRRQWDWIDYLKEAYTFHCPGLPAKIVP; encoded by the coding sequence atgttgagcGTGAAGTGCGTGAAAATCACGACAGCAGCCATGCCATTTCTCGTTCTGTTCCTACTTTTGCCGATCATTTTGAAAGTGAGTAAAGAATCTGGTCGGCCACTTTCGTGTTACAACTGTTGGGCGGATAAAGTCGAAGAAAATGACACGAGCCTCTGGGATCGACCGTGGTGTTTGCTGGATCAGACGCAGCCGGAAGCCTTGGCCGAAACGGTCGTTTGCCAGCCGTCTGAATCCTATTGTGGCATCTATTATCACGAGAAACGAGACAATGAAGGCGGTGTAGCGTCTGCCGTCTTTGTCCGCGGCTGTCAAGAAGATCGTCAACGGCCCAGTCTCTTCATCGGAAATTTTCAGTCCATCATCTACGGAACACCAGATGGCCGGAATATCTTGGTGGCCGACCCTCTGCGCAACACCAGTCACAGTTATTGGGCCTTCGACCAGGCCTGTTCGACTCCGCTCTGCAATTCCTGGAATGATCACAGACGCCAGTGGGACTGGATCGATTATTTGAAAGAGGCCTATACATTTCACTGCCCAGGATTACCGGCTAAAATCGTCCCATAG
- the LOC124314781 gene encoding store-operated calcium entry regulator STIMATE-like, with translation MNLGTEITNTAATVRPRGSPLCSKDALTDDFGWTVQAVLACLAFTCLVLKRFCEPIQRRRSWLVWFYDTSKQGLGSLVIHMANIYLATLFQGDPCTWYIVSFLLDSSVGLLVIYGCIRLTVKLADKWKWRYLYFGEYGNPPSAKAWAAQSGVYMGIMVVEKVLITFLVQLEFWDKVRDLILSPITDPKVAITVVLLVIPFFVNVLMFWVTDNFLMKKPKRGRKRAVRYQRVVNNNSSPESLPDDSDALLSGDEDLLDSPEETATTTPLAFKNVDELLNVNRRNNSVV, from the exons ATGAATCTTGGAACAGAG ATTACCAACACGGCGGCTACCGTCAGGCCTCGAGGGTCTCCGTTGTGTTCTAAAGATGCCCTTACTGATGATTTTGGTTGGACTGTGCAAGCAGTCCTTGCATGTTTAGCTTTCACATGTCTTGTCT TGAAGAGGTTTTGTGAGCCtattcaaagaagaagatcttGGCTTGTTTGGTTCTATGACACTTCGAAGCAAGGTCTTGGTTCACTTGTTATTCATATGGCAAACATATATCTTGCAACATTATTCCAGGGAGATCCATGTACATG GTATATTGTCAGTTTCCTCTTAGACTCTTCAGTAGGTCTACTAGTCATATATGGATGCATTCGGCTTACAGTGAAACTAGCAGACAAGTGGAAATGGCGCtacctctattttggggaataTG GAAACCCTCCAAGTGCTAAAGCCTGGGCAGCACAGTCTGGAGTTTATATGGGAATAATGGTGGTAGAAAAAGTTCTCATAACTTTTCTAGTCCAGTTGGAGTTTTGGGACAAA gTTCGTGATCTGATACTCTCCCCTATAACAGATCCTAAGGTTGCCATTACAGTTGTTTTATTGGTGATACCCTTCTTTGTCAAT GTTCTTATGTTTTGGGTGACTGATAATTTCCTCATGAAGAAACCCAAGAGAGGTCGAAAGCGAGCTGTTCGATACCAAAGAgtagtcaacaacaacagtagtCCGGAAAGTTTACCGGATGACTCTGATGCGCTTTTATCCGGAGATGAAGATCTGCTCGATTCCCCCGAAGAAACGGCCACCACAACTCCATTGGCCTTCAAGAATGTCGACGAACTACTCAATGTCAACCGAAGAAACAATTCGGTTGTGTAA
- the LOC124314712 gene encoding uncharacterized protein LOC124314712, protein MTMSNSEDFTPLLLRLKEPDFIPTLVFEKRFVELFCNKLNQIFEARSSGKSNHSIATISDRLDCVLLIAEKDKQFIPLFGTSDSLCGQITNSLRSELIESQSLVPLHIKVLHFISLILQHIPTKKSTFVSLGLHRLLLLKPAVLNHDLIMWRIDILDKLCDVPIALQDISSVNALELLFCFLGCFIENNESGCNLNDIDLLKSLLSLICKITNDVSLHNSNHLRKFDEVFLQLARVYPELEEVIQGVYKLVCEAMLSSSRPSTKSTKKSCFSVTHSRISKQRPNVFQYSLSIMDFKPTPSINLTITGFRSAKSDAYSVGRYMFVDMDDMDMEVDAISLEKSVELIDMATTAEVICGMLNSNKGGTIHFGLTSSGRIDGLLVNHERRDGLRGGVDNLFLNQLSPLLPTSLVNIVFIPVREENMKTISPNHSLYVVRIVVPARMNTLYHLKNRDISFVRRPEGNVQLSLKDVRQLAVELSEKKFVSTS, encoded by the exons ATGACCATGAGTAATTCGGAAGATTTTACCCCGCTGCTTCTAAGGCTAAAAGAACCCGACTTCATCCCAACTCTCGTTTTTGAAAAACGTTTTGTGGAGCTCTTTTGcaacaaattaaatcaaatcttCGAGGCGAGATCATCTGGAAAGTCTAATCACTCAATAGCAACCATAAGTGATAGACTGGATTGTGTCCTTTTAATTgccgaaaaagacaaacaattcATCCCTCTCTTTGGAACAAGTGATTCCTTGTGTGGTCAAATTACTAACAGCCTAA GAAGTGAATTGATTGAGAGCCAATCTTTGGTACCTCTACATATTAAG GTGTTACATTTCATCAGTCTTATTCTTCAACACATTCCAActaaaaaatcaacatttgTATCACTTGGTCTCCATAGATTGCTGCTGTTGAAACCTGCA GTTTTAAACCATGACCTCATCATGTGGAGAATTGATATTTTGGATAAGCTGTGTGATGTACCTATTGCTTTGCAAGACATTTCTTCTGTTAATGCATTAGAATTGCTTTTCT GTTTCTTGGGAtgttttattgaaaataatgaaTCTGGTTGCAATCTTAATGATATTGATCTTTTAAAATCATTGTTGAGCCTCATTTGCAAAATCACCAATGATGTTTCATTGCATAATAGCAATCACTTAAGAAAGTTTGATGAAG tttttctACAATTGGCTCGTGTGTATCCCGAATTAGAAGAG GTCATTCAAGGAGTTTATAAGCTAGTTTGTGAAGCTATGCTCTCCTCTTCTAGACCCTCGACGAAGTCAACTAAAAAGTCGTGTTTTAGTGTAACACATTCAAGGATTTCCAAGCAACGACCGAACGTTTTCCAGTACAGCCTCAGCATCATGGACTTCAAACCTACGCCGAGCATCAATCTAACCATAACTGGATTTAGATCGGCAAAATCTGATGCCTATTCTGTTGGTCGATACATGTTCGTGGACATGGACGACATGGATATGGAGGTTGATGCTATTTCACTCGAAAAATCGGTTGAGCTAATTGATATGGCCACAACAGCAGAG GTGATTTGCGGTATGCTGAATTCCAACAAAG GTGGAACTATTCATTTTGGACTTACCAGTTCTGGTCGCATAGACGGCCTTCTTGTCAACCATGAGCGACGAGATGGATTACGTGGTG gggtCGATAATCTCTTTTTAAACCAACTCTCGCCTTTACTTCCAACTTCTTTAGTCAACATAGTTTTTATTCCTGTTAGAGAAGAGAACATGAAAACGATTAGTCCCAATCATTCGCTCTATGTGGTTAGAATCGTGGTGCCAGCTCGTATGAAcacgctctaccatctgaaaAATCGGGATATCTCATTCGTACGCCGTCCCGAGGGAAATGTTCAACTAAGCCTCAAAGATGTTCGACAATTAGCTGTCGAAttgagtgaaaaaaaattcgtgtCCACTTCCtaa